The genome window TGCAGAAGTAGGTAATCACGAGGAGTTACTTCGCCAAGGAGGTATTTATCAAAGGTTACATTCTCTCCAAGAAAGCGGAGATTTGTATTAATTTCGTGATTACAGAGTTCTAGGTAGCCTGTGTTACAGTATCTTGATAATTGGTTAGGTTATCCTTAAGATATTAAAATTTCAAGACATTGGGAAAAGCGGAAGTGATTTACATATCCATAGTTGAAGGGAATCCCCATTTGCGATCGCTCCTAGGATGGCACTTACAACAAGCGGGTTACATCACCCATCAATATAGCACTATTCAACAGGCAAGAAGTAACCTCACCCAAAATCCGCCTACCCTAATGATTATTGATTCAGACTTACCAGACGGTGACGGGGTAGAATTTTGCCGTTGGTTATCCCAATCAAGACAAACCCTCATCTTAGTCTTGTCCGCAAAAATAGGAGAGAAAGATGTGGTCAATGGTTTAAAAGCAGGGGCTGACGACTACATCAAAAAACCCTTTGGAATGCAAGAATTTTTAGCCCGGGTTGAATCCCTACTCCGTCGCTTTCGAGTTAATAACGCTCCCCTCATTCTCGATTTTGGAGATCTAAAAATAGACTTAGTCCAAAGAAGAGTAGAATTTAGAGGGGAATTTATCGACCTAACTCCCCAAGAATTCAGTTTACTCTATGTCTTGACCCAAGCCCAAGGAACAGCCCTTAGTAGAACGGAATTACTACGTCGAGCTTGGCCAGAGGCGATCGAAAATCAACGCACTATCGACACCCATGTATTATCATTGCGCAAAAAAATAGAAATTGACCCTCGACAACCTAACTTAATTCAAACGGTACGTAATGTGGGTTATCGATTTAACCTTGAATTATTGCAACAGAATAAACTTTCATCCCCAGAAGCCTATCAACACCCAAAACACTATCATAGCCATAACAATCATAACAATGGTCATCTTTCTCCTTCAACCCTAAACCAAGAAAGAATAATGGCAAGATAAGAGCCATTGATAATTTAAAAAATGCCCATAAAAAAGGGTTAACAATATTGTTAACCCTCAGACAATTAATGGACAGTAAAATTTAACGCTTAACTAACTTTTTGGTGTTAACTTTGCGTAAGCGAATAGATTCGGGAGTTACTTCTAACAACTCATCGGGCCCGATATATTCTAAAGCGCGTTCTAAATTCATTTCCACAGGAGCTTGTAATTGTACTAATTCATCCCCTGTTGCCGCACGGTGGTTAGTTAACTGCTTAGTTTTACAAACGTTAATCTCCACATCTTGGGCGCGGTTACATTCACCGATAATCATGCCTTTGTAAACCTTGGTACCAGGATGAATAAAGAATACTCCTCTATCTTCAGCATTTTTCATGGCGTAGAAAGTAGAAACACCCTCTTCAAAGGAGATAAGGACACCGTTGTAACGGGTTTCTAAATCTCCCACCAAAGGACGATATTCATGGAAACTATGGTTCATGATACCAGCGCCTTTTGTCATACGAATAAAGTCACCACGGAAACCAATTAAACCACGGGCAGGGACGACAAATTCTAACTGAGTACGTCCATTATCCCCTGATTGCATATCCTGCATTTCCGCTTTACGTTGTCCTAAGCGTTCGATACAAGAGCCTTGGGCTTCTTCGGGTACGTCTAAAACAAGGTATTCAAAAGGTTCGTAGGGTTGTCCATTTACCTCACGGTAAATTACTTGAGGCTGAGATACTTGAAACTCGAAACCTTCACGACGCATATTCTCGATGAGGATACCGAGGTGTAATTCTCCTCTTCCTGAAACAATAAATTGATCAGCGGATTCTCCATCTTCTACTCTTAAAGCTACATTAG of Cyanobacterium sp. HL-69 contains these proteins:
- a CDS encoding Nitrogen-responsive response regulator NrrA — translated: MIYISIVEGNPHLRSLLGWHLQQAGYITHQYSTIQQARSNLTQNPPTLMIIDSDLPDGDGVEFCRWLSQSRQTLILVLSAKIGEKDVVNGLKAGADDYIKKPFGMQEFLARVESLLRRFRVNNAPLILDFGDLKIDLVQRRVEFRGEFIDLTPQEFSLLYVLTQAQGTALSRTELLRRAWPEAIENQRTIDTHVLSLRKKIEIDPRQPNLIQTVRNVGYRFNLELLQQNKLSSPEAYQHPKHYHSHNNHNNGHLSPSTLNQERIMAR